The genomic stretch GCTGGCCCGCTGGGCTTCGTCCAAGTAAGGCGTAGCCACCATGAGGGTAAGGCCTTCCGCCACGAACTCCCCCAGAAGGCGCCAGAAATCCCGGCGGCTAATGGGGTCAACGCCGGTGGTGGGCTCGTCCAGGATCAAAAGCCTGGGGTCGTGCATGAGGCTGGCGGCTAGCGCCAGCTTCCGCTTCATGCCTCCGGAAAGGGCCTGGGCGCGGCGGTCCTGAAAGTTGGCCAATCCCAGGCGTTGCAAAAGCAAGCTCCGTCGTTCTTGCCAGTGCTGCAGGCCCATCAGGTGGCCAATAAAGGCCAGGTTTTCGGCAACGCTTAAGTCGTCGTAAAGGGCAAAGTGCTGAGGCAGGTAGCCCAGCTGGTGGTGGAGCTCGCGGCGGTGCTTCCAGGCCTCCAGCCCAAAGACCTCCACCTTCCCGGCGCTCACCGGCTGAAGGCCAGCTGTGGCGCGAAGCAGGGAGGTTTTTCCGGCCCCGTCAGGGCCAATTAACGCCACCACCTCGCCGGCGGAAACACTCAAGGAAACCGAGGACACCGCCGTCACCGTCCCGTAGCGGATCGTGACCTCCTGGAGCACCACCACCGCAGGGGAGGATCGTTTCATGAGGCCCCCTCAGGGCGCCGAAAAGAACGCATCGGCGGGCATGCCGGGCTTGAAAACGCCGCCGGGGTTTTCCAGCGCCACTTTGACCTTGAACACCAGTTTGGCCCGCTCGTCGGGGGTTTGCACGTTTTTGGGTGTGAACTCCGGCTGCGGCGCAATGAAGGAGACAACGCCTTCAAAGGTGTCGGTTCGGCCGTCCACTTTTACCTTAACGGTTTGACCGAGGCGGAGGTGGGCTAAGTGCGGCTCGTCCACGTACACTTCAAGCCACGGGTTGGCGAGGTCGGCTACCACCAGCACGGGGGTCCCGGCCGGGAGGAACTCGCCAGGCTCGGCCAGCTTCTCGATGACGGTGCCGGCAATGGGGGAAACGATGACGCTGTCGGCCAGCACTTGCTCCAAAACCTTCACCTGCGCTTCGGCGGCAGCCAGGCGAGCGCGGGCAGCGGCTTTTTCTTCACTTCGAGCACCGGCCCGGAGAAGCTGCAGCCGGGCTTCCAGGGCCTTGACCTGTTGAGCAGCGGTGAGGGCTTTGGTTTCGGCGTCCTCCAGAAGCTTGCGGTTGGCGGCGCCCTTTTGCGCCAGCGGCTGATAGCGGGCCACATCCGCTTGCGCCGCGGCTAGCTCCGCCTGGGCTGCTTTTAACCGCGCTTGCGCCTCGGCAATTTCCTCCCGGCGGGCGCCGGCTTCCAGCAAGGCCAGCTCGGCGGCAGCGGCGTCTTTTTGCGCTTTGGCTTTTTCCAGTTCCCTTTGCAGTTGCGCTGTATCCAACCGGGCCACCACGTCTCCGGCGTTGAGCGTTTCGCCTTCCTGGAAGCGCACCTCCAGGAGGGTTCCGGAGACCTTGCCGGCCAGGCGAACTTGCGTGGCCTCCACGTGACCTGAGGCGGAAAAGCCGCCCGAGCTGGGGCTGCGCTGGCAAGCAAGAAGCGGGAGAGAAACCGCGAGAAAAATAGCGGCTTTGTTGTTCATGGCTGGCTCCCTTCTTTGGCGATTCCGTAAAGCAGGATTTGCGATAGCTCGGCGGCCAAGCTTTCCCTTGGGAGGGCTGGAAGCGGTTCCTCCACAAGGCCCAGTTGCTTGAGCCGATCCAGGAGCTTTCCCGCTTCCCAGGCAAGACCCAGGGTGCCGATGAGCGAAAGGTGCACCAGTGCGGGATTGGCAGCTTTGAGGCTCCCTGCGGCCACGCCCTCGGTCACCAACCGGCGGGTCACACCAAAGATGCGGGCCATGACCTGCAGCACTTCCGCCGGGATGTGCTCCAGCTCGGTGACCAGCATGCGAAGCACCAGGCGGGGAAGGTGCGGATGGGTGGTAAAGACACGGGCAAACGCCGCTTGAAGCGTGATCAGCCGCGTGGCTGCCGGTCCCC from Thermoanaerobaculum aquaticum encodes the following:
- a CDS encoding ABC transporter ATP-binding protein → MKRSSPAVVVLQEVTIRYGTVTAVSSVSLSVSAGEVVALIGPDGAGKTSLLRATAGLQPVSAGKVEVFGLEAWKHRRELHHQLGYLPQHFALYDDLSVAENLAFIGHLMGLQHWQERRSLLLQRLGLANFQDRRAQALSGGMKRKLALAASLMHDPRLLILDEPTTGVDPISRRDFWRLLGEFVAEGLTLMVATPYLDEAQRASRVVLFHRGEVLAQGSPRELTQALKGRLLAVEGEPRAELAAVLADLPGVADVQPFGLGFHVTLAEKAPPPEPQVFQNRGIRLHRFEEIPPTLEDVFLFELSRAAGEPKP
- a CDS encoding HlyD family secretion protein, with the translated sequence MNNKAAIFLAVSLPLLACQRSPSSGGFSASGHVEATQVRLAGKVSGTLLEVRFQEGETLNAGDVVARLDTAQLQRELEKAKAQKDAAAAELALLEAGARREEIAEAQARLKAAQAELAAAQADVARYQPLAQKGAANRKLLEDAETKALTAAQQVKALEARLQLLRAGARSEEKAAARARLAAAEAQVKVLEQVLADSVIVSPIAGTVIEKLAEPGEFLPAGTPVLVVADLANPWLEVYVDEPHLAHLRLGQTVKVKVDGRTDTFEGVVSFIAPQPEFTPKNVQTPDERAKLVFKVKVALENPGGVFKPGMPADAFFSAP
- a CDS encoding TetR/AcrR family transcriptional regulator — translated: MPRGKPSKTAAKNILTAALEVFAEKGFVGATMDEIAARAGVNKALLYYHVGDKQTLFSQAVLDALAPVQQAASEVAELRGPAATRLITLQAAFARVFTTHPHLPRLVLRMLVTELEHIPAEVLQVMARIFGVTRRLVTEGVAAGSLKAANPALVHLSLIGTLGLAWEAGKLLDRLKQLGLVEEPLPALPRESLAAELSQILLYGIAKEGSQP